TCCGCGCTCTGAACCCGCTTGCGCAAGCCATTCAGGACACGTCTTCGCTCCTCGGTATCTTCAAGCGACCTCAGGCGGGAGAAGGTTCGACGGATATCGCCCAGTACGGCTTTCATCTTATCGGTCAACAGATCCGGATGATTGCGCACCAACCGTCCGGAAACCTGCATTTCCGAAAGCAGCGTCAGGGTCCGCTGCGCCAGTAGCTGCGAAGCCCGAGCGCGGCCGGGGCCTTCCGGGCCTTCGTAGATGACGGCACTGCTGTCGGTATTTAGCGTGACGGCCGCCTGCAGCGCTTCAACCGTCATGTTCTGGGCCTGGGAGAGCGGCACGTCCGGGTCCAGCTCTGCTTCCAGAGTCGCAAAGGCCTTGTCGATGACCTGACTGGCATGGCCATTGACGACATCGCGCACCCGCACCGGCCACACCAGCATGCTCACCACGGTGGCACAGGCCGCCCCCAGACCGATCTCGCTCATGCGCGCCACGGCTGTCTGAAAGACACCATAGCTGGAGTTGTTACTGATCATCGGGATCAGCACGATCAGGGCCGCCGTAGCAGCACCGATGGCAAACCCGTAGGTCAGATTGAAATTGCGGGTCAACGTGGAAGCGGCAGCGTTCAGGCAGATCCAGATCATCAGAAACATCAGCCCGAGGCCTGGCATCTGCATGAACAGCGCCATGATGAGGATGCCGACACCGCCACCGATCAGCGTTCCTCCGATCTGGCAGAGCCCTTTCTCGATCACCAGGCCACTCTGTGGCCGAATCTGCAAAAAGACAGCGGAGATGACCGCCCAGTAAGGGCGGTCCAGACTCAGCAGCATGGCCAGATAAAGCGCCAGTGACATTGCCAACACCCCTTTGAAGGCAAATCTCAGGGTGTTGATATCCGGCGTGAGATAAACGCTGAGCTTGGGCCCCAGCTTCATTGCGATTGCTCGTCCCGGGCGTTACCGGTGCCCTTGACGTCCTCGACCTTCGGGTCGGCGCCCTGCGTACTGCCATTATGCTCAATGGCGTTGGGTGGCGTATCGCGATTGCTATCATCCCGGTCATCCGGCATGACCCTGACCGTGGCCGTCATTCCGGCGCTGAGATAGACACCCTCGGGAATATGATCGAGCACGATATCAACCGGGATACGCTGGGAGAGACGTACCCAGGTAAAGGTCTGCTGAACCTGGGGCAGCAACTGATTATTGCCCGAGGTATTGGTATTGGCGATACCACGACCAATGCTGACCACATGGCCGGTCATCTCCTTGGCACCGCTCATCAGGTGAATCGACGCTCGATCTCCCACATCAATCGGCGGCAACTTGGTCTCGGCAAAATAGGCCGTAATGTAGAACGACCCGGCCCGCACCAGCGACATCTGGGCGTTGCCCTGGGTCACATAATTGCCTTCCCGCAGGTTCAGATTGATGATGGTGCCGTCGGTTGGCGCTTTCACTACCGTGCGATCCAGATCGATCTGCGCGCTTTCCAGCTGCGCCTGTGCCTGTTTATAGCTGGCTTTTGCGCTCTGGGCATTGAGCTGGGCCGTATCGAGATTCTCGGAGCTGATGGCATTGCGCGATAATCCCTTGCGGCGCTGGTAATCATGTTCACGCAGCAGATAGTTGGCCTTCTGCTTTTCCATGGTGGCCTTCGCCTGGTCAAGCGCTGCCTGATAGCGGCGATCGTTGATGCGAAACAGCACATCACCCTTGCTGACATCCTGACCATCCTGGACATTCATCTGTGACACCCATCCCGAAACATCCGGCGCGATGGTAATCACATCGGCCCGAACCCGGGCATCCCGGGTCCAGGGCGTGTACATGTAGTAATGCCAGAGCCAGAGTCCGAGCGCAGTGGCCAACGCCACCATGACGAGAGTAATCAACACTTTCAGGAAGGTACGCATTCGGATTCCGTCTTATTCCATCGTAGTCAGCACGTAGGTCACGACTGCCAGAACGCAGACGAACAGTGACACATCAAACCAGGCTTCCTGCCAGACCAGCCGTGACAGCACACTCTTGTGAATCAGGGTCCGCAACAGTGCCGCGACGACCAGACTGATCAGCACGAAGATCAGCATGGGGCTGTAGAAGATGCCCCCCAGGGACATTTCATGCAGCATGACAAGGCTCCTTCTGTCATCCCGGGTCGCGCCGGCAGGTGATGGGACACTTCAGGCAGGAACGGGTTCAGGTGGCAGTAATCACTGGGGGACAATTCTATCCGCCATGCCCCGTTGTTGCTAAACCCGTTTTTGGATCAGGGTCAGGAAAAAGACGAAGCGTGCCTTGCACTACCCTCTTCACAACGTAAAAGGCCGGCCCAATGGGCCGGCCTTCTCTGGCATTATCAAACGATCGGCTTCAGCTTAGAAGCTGTAAACCATACCGGTGGAGACGCCATCACCGATGTTATCCTTGCGATCGTACTTGGCGCCTTCAAGGAAGACATACATCTGCGAGCTCAGGTTATAGGTCGCGCCCAGGATGAACTCGTTGTAATGCTGGTCGCTGGTGTTGCCGTTGTCGTCATTGAAACGACGCGGGTCGATCAGAGCAGCAGCATCCCCTTCGGCATCGACATACTGGTAGGAACCGTACAGGTCGCCGTTGCCATAACCCCAGCGAGCGCCCAGACCATAGCGGTCAACGTCAGCATCGTCGGACCACTTGGCATCCTGATGGCCCCACTTGGCGGCAACACGCAGCGTATCCCACTGGTAGGAGAGATTGGCGCCATAAAGCTTGCCAAAATCATGCTCGTTACCAGCAGCGCTGATGTACTCGAAGTTGTTCAGATCATCGTAGACCGCTGCCAGAGTCCAGCCAGCCATGGTGTAACGCACGCCACCAAAGAAGGAAGCGCTGTTATCGTCATCAAGAACGAACTCGCCAGCACCAGTAGCAGCATCATAATCGTACTGATTATAATCTTCGCCATCGCCCTTGTACTGGGTACCTACCACAAACTGCAGGCCGCTAAAGATCGGCGAAGTGTAGGTAATCTTGTCGGACTCGTAAGCAGTACCACCGACGTCAGACTGGGCATCGGTATTATCGAAATATTCGTTATTGGAGATCGGATCGGCAATCCAGTCGTCGAACAGTGAATCCCAGGAACCGATACGCAGATCACCAAAGTTACCGGTCAGACCGAGGTAGGCCTGGTCACCTCGGGACAGACCCGACTCCGTAAAGCTCTGATCATCCGGATTATCATAGGCTGCATAATAACCCTTTTGCTGATCCGCATTGAATTCGAATTCAGCGCGGAAGTAACCAGTCAGACCAGGATTAATGATGTGCTCGCCACGGAACCCGATGGTGGAACCGTTGTCGAACAGATCGGAATATGAATCAGTGCCA
This DNA window, taken from Kushneria phosphatilytica, encodes the following:
- a CDS encoding efflux RND transporter periplasmic adaptor subunit, which produces MRTFLKVLITLVMVALATALGLWLWHYYMYTPWTRDARVRADVITIAPDVSGWVSQMNVQDGQDVSKGDVLFRINDRRYQAALDQAKATMEKQKANYLLREHDYQRRKGLSRNAISSENLDTAQLNAQSAKASYKQAQAQLESAQIDLDRTVVKAPTDGTIINLNLREGNYVTQGNAQMSLVRAGSFYITAYFAETKLPPIDVGDRASIHLMSGAKEMTGHVVSIGRGIANTNTSGNNQLLPQVQQTFTWVRLSQRIPVDIVLDHIPEGVYLSAGMTATVRVMPDDRDDSNRDTPPNAIEHNGSTQGADPKVEDVKGTGNARDEQSQ
- a CDS encoding DUF1656 domain-containing protein, producing the protein MLHEMSLGGIFYSPMLIFVLISLVVAALLRTLIHKSVLSRLVWQEAWFDVSLFVCVLAVVTYVLTTME
- a CDS encoding porin gives rise to the protein MKKTLLATAIAGVLGTLATGAQAATVYNQDGSKLDVYGNVQLAFRSIEGYDDSDDTSDHGTDSYSDLFDNGSTIGFRGEHIINPGLTGYFRAEFEFNADQQKGYYAAYDNPDDQSFTESGLSRGDQAYLGLTGNFGDLRIGSWDSLFDDWIADPISNNEYFDNTDAQSDVGGTAYESDKITYTSPIFSGLQFVVGTQYKGDGEDYNQYDYDAATGAGEFVLDDDNSASFFGGVRYTMAGWTLAAVYDDLNNFEYISAAGNEHDFGKLYGANLSYQWDTLRVAAKWGHQDAKWSDDADVDRYGLGARWGYGNGDLYGSYQYVDAEGDAAALIDPRRFNDDNGNTSDQHYNEFILGATYNLSSQMYVFLEGAKYDRKDNIGDGVSTGMVYSF